The Deinococcus hopiensis KR-140 sequence AGGCCGCTCCTGCTCCCGCAGGCGGCATGGGTGGCGGCGATATGGGCGGGATGGACTTCTAAGCCAGAGGCGATACTCGCGGGTAGAACGTGGCAAGAAAGGCGAAGGGCCGTCCCTGAGCCTGAAACCACCCCGCGGGACAAGAAGGGAAGCCGGAGCCATATGGCTCCGGCTTCCTTTCTTTTTGCCTATGCTGGCGGATATGTCTCCCCGCCTGTTGGTGTTCTCGGGTCTGCCCGGAACGGGCAAAAGTACGCTGGCGCGGCAACTGGCGGGTCACCTCCGGGCGGTGTACCTGCGGATGGACAGTGTGGAGGCCGCCCTTCTCAACGCGGGACTTCCCGCCGTGAGTACCGAGGGCTACGCGGTGAGCTACGCGCTGGCCGAGGACCAGTTGCGGCCAGGGATGGAGGTGGTCGTGGACTGTGTAAACCCACTGGGAGTCACGCGGGGGGCGTGGGCAGATGTGGCTGGGCGAACCGGAGCACACCTCGTCAACCTCGAGGTGGTCTGTGTGGACTCGGCTGAGCATCAGCGGCGGGTGGAAACGCGGCGAGCCCAACCGGAAGATCATTCGGGACGGTGGTCTCCTCCCGACTGGCCACAGGCGCAGCGCAGCGCGCAGGGGTATCAGGCATGGACCTCACCTCACCTGACGGTGGAAACGGGGCGAGGCACCCCGGAGGAGAACTTTGGAGCGCTGCTAAAGCTGCTCGGAGGGTAGGTCTCCTTCGCGGTCTCCGTGGACCTCACCCCGGGCACCCCGCTTTGCCACACCCACAGCCACGCGCACCACGAGTTCAGCGAGCAACAAGGCTGGTGCAACACCCAGCCGCTGCCCCACCACGCCGCCCAGCAGGGCCGGCAGGATCTCTGCCGCCTCCTGACGGCGAAAGGCGGACGATGGCGCGGCCCGCCTCAGGGTACGCGTCATCCCGTACTCCAAGCGCAGCAGGGGGCGCACCCGGATCTCTCCGGGTGCAGTCAGGGCGTCAGCGCCAGCCACAGGTGATGCTCGGCCACCGGGCGGCCGTTGATCCGCAGTGCATCAGGTTGCGTGCCCCAGAGCTGAAACCCGTGGCGCCCGTACAAGCTCAGGGCGGCCCCCTGCGTTTCCATGACGCCAAGGTGCAGGGAAGTGACGCCTTTCCAACTGCGCACCTGCGCCAGCCCGGCCCGGAGCAGGGCGTCTCCACAACCCTGGCCCCGCTCAGCGGGCAGGACCGACACCCCAAAGACGTTGGCGCGGTGGGTCAGCGCGGGCCGCTCCTCTCGCGCCACGGTGAGGAGACCGACAAGTTTTCCGGCCAGGAACGCGCCGAAGGTCACGCTGACCGGACCAGGGGCCAGTCGTGCCACCACCTCTTCCAGAGGCCGCATCTCGAACTCGGCGGCAGTGGTGCTAAAGGCGAGGGGATCGGTCCTCAGGGCGGTCAGGCGGACCTCACGGTAAGCGGGGGCATCGGCGGGGGTCAGCACGCGGACCTGGGGAAGGTCAGGCATGGACGCCTCCCGCCAGTGGCACCACCTCGGCGGGCGTCACCCGCTCCTGCCCGGCGTGGCGGTCCCGCCAGTTGAGCACGTGGCCGTCCGCCCGCACCTGGCGGATCAGCGTCAGGTCCAGGTCCTGAATCAGCCATCCGGGGGTATTCCACTCGCCCTGGGCCACCACGCCCGTGTCGGGCAGGCCATTGTCGGCGGGCGCATAGACCCCAGCCTGGCCCACGGCCTGCTCGACGGCGTAGGTCCAACTGGCATCGGCGAGCAGGGGCGCGTGGACGGCGTATAGCTGGTTTTCCAGGGCCCGGGCCATACTGCCCACCTTCACGCGTGTGTACCCGGCCCTCGCGCCGGTAAAGGAAGGCACAAGCAGCAGCTCAGCTCCGCCCTCGGCGAGCGCGCGGGCCAGATGGGGAAACTCCGAGTCGTAGCAGATGGCGACGCCGAAGCGCAGCCCCCCGCTCAGCTCGAACACGCGCAGGCCCGCGCCGGGTGAGACGGACCATTCCTCGTCCTCGAAGCGGGTCATCAGCAGCTTGTCCTGGTGACCCCGCGTCCCGCCCGGGCCAAAGACATAGGCGCGGTTGACGAACTCGTCGCCGTGGAGGACGGGCAGACTCCCCGCAACGAGGGTGACGCCGTGCGTGCGCGCAAGCCGGGCGTGCAGGGCCAGGAACTCCGGCAGGAACGCCTGAAGCGCGGGGCGCATGGGCACGATGTCGTGGTGCAGTTCGGGAGGCAGCAGGCCGATGAGTTCCAGCGCCGCGTATTCGGGAAACACGAGCAGCTGTGCCCCCTGCCCCACGGCCTCCGCCACCCAGGCCGTGACCTTGGCCTCATAGGCGGCCCAGTCGGCGTGAAGGTCCACCGGGTACGCAGCGGCGGCGATCCGAACGGTGTGGGGCGGGGTGGGGGTCATGCGGCAAGTGTAGCGGGGAGGCAGGGAGAGCGCGCCGGCCATTTGCACGGGGCCCTCCACCACCGGCTTCCAGCCCCTAGACTGCTCCCCATGACCGGACTCGTGTGGCTGGCGCTCGACGGCATTGGCCATCCGGCAGACGCACCCGGGGGCTCGGTGTGGGAAGCGGACCTGCCCGTCCTGCGCCCATTGGTGGAGGCGGGGCAGGCGCTGGACACCACCCTGGGGATGCCGGGGACGCCGCAGTCGGGCACGGGACAGGCCTGCTGGCTGACCGGGCAGGACGCGGTGCGCGTCATGGGCGAACACTTCGGTCCGTACCCGGGTCCCACGCTGCAACGCCTGCTGCGGGCCGAGAGTCTGCCCGTTCGGCTGACCCAGGCCGGGGGCCGGGCGGCGCTCGCCAACCTCTACCCCCCGGCCTACTTCGAGGCCCAGGCGCGGCGGCCCCGCAGGGGATGCTTTCCCTTCTCGTTTCTGGCGGCCGGCCTGCCCCTCAATCCCCCGGAGGTGCCGCCCATCCCCGCCACCCTGGGTCTGGGCCACGCCGGGCCGTGGCCGGAGGTCCGTCCGGCGGCGGACATTGCGAGGCTGGGAAAGGCGCTCGCGGAGGCTGCGCAGCACCATGACCTGATCGTGTGCGACCTGTGGTTTGGAGATCACCTCGGCCACCTGGGGCAAGACCCCACTCCGCCCGATGTGCTGCGGGCGGGCCGCGCCTACCTGGAGAGGGTGGACGCGCTGCTGCTC is a genomic window containing:
- a CDS encoding AAA family ATPase, giving the protein MSPRLLVFSGLPGTGKSTLARQLAGHLRAVYLRMDSVEAALLNAGLPAVSTEGYAVSYALAEDQLRPGMEVVVDCVNPLGVTRGAWADVAGRTGAHLVNLEVVCVDSAEHQRRVETRRAQPEDHSGRWSPPDWPQAQRSAQGYQAWTSPHLTVETGRGTPEENFGALLKLLGG
- a CDS encoding GNAT family N-acetyltransferase, giving the protein MPDLPQVRVLTPADAPAYREVRLTALRTDPLAFSTTAAEFEMRPLEEVVARLAPGPVSVTFGAFLAGKLVGLLTVAREERPALTHRANVFGVSVLPAERGQGCGDALLRAGLAQVRSWKGVTSLHLGVMETQGAALSLYGRHGFQLWGTQPDALRINGRPVAEHHLWLALTP
- a CDS encoding carbon-nitrogen hydrolase family protein, which encodes MTPTPPHTVRIAAAAYPVDLHADWAAYEAKVTAWVAEAVGQGAQLLVFPEYAALELIGLLPPELHHDIVPMRPALQAFLPEFLALHARLARTHGVTLVAGSLPVLHGDEFVNRAYVFGPGGTRGHQDKLLMTRFEDEEWSVSPGAGLRVFELSGGLRFGVAICYDSEFPHLARALAEGGAELLLVPSFTGARAGYTRVKVGSMARALENQLYAVHAPLLADASWTYAVEQAVGQAGVYAPADNGLPDTGVVAQGEWNTPGWLIQDLDLTLIRQVRADGHVLNWRDRHAGQERVTPAEVVPLAGGVHA
- a CDS encoding metalloenzyme domain protein, giving the protein MTGLVWLALDGIGHPADAPGGSVWEADLPVLRPLVEAGQALDTTLGMPGTPQSGTGQACWLTGQDAVRVMGEHFGPYPGPTLQRLLRAESLPVRLTQAGGRAALANLYPPAYFEAQARRPRRGCFPFSFLAAGLPLNPPEVPPIPATLGLGHAGPWPEVRPAADIARLGKALAEAAQHHDLIVCDLWFGDHLGHLGQDPTPPDVLRAGRAYLERVDALLLGLMEAGAKVALTSDHGNLENLRVKAHTAARVPFAGQAMGLTDATDVVQGGRALRSALCLPLEADSDAKRED